From the Pseudomonas monsensis genome, the window GGCAGCGGGTGAGACGCTTGTTCTCGAGCTGCACGTAAAGGCTCATTGGCTGGGCCGCTGGCTCGATCCCTGGGTTGAGATCGGCGATGACTGTCAGGCGTTCGAACGAGGCGTCAACGGGCGGCGATTCCTTAATCTGTCCGGGCAGGCCACTGCGCTGATCCAAGGCACGCTGGCATTGCGCGGACGCTATTGCGCGGTGGCTGCCACAGGCACCCTGTGGGTGATGACCAATCCTGACTATGCCCGCCAGCGGGTGATGGTCGTGGCCCCTCATGCCGATGATGCCGAGCTGGCCGCATTCGGCCTCTACAGCCGCTGCGAAGACGTCAGCATCGTCACCCTGACTCAGGGCGAAATCGAGGCTGAGAACTTCCAGCGTCTGGGGCTGGATCAGGCCCAGGCTGCGCGGTTGAAGGGGCGCTTGCGCAGTTGGGACAGCCTGACGATCCCGCTGTGGGGCGGCGTGCCTGCCGGGCGTTGCGTGCAGTTGGGCTATTACTGCCTGCAATTGCCGCAGATGGCCAAGGAGCCGACGAAGGCGTTCGGTTCCCGGGAGTCGCAGGACAGCGACGTGCGCAGCGTCCGTCGACACAATCCACTGTGCCTGCCAGCCGACGTCGATGGTCAGCCGACCTGGCGCAATCTGGTCGCTGACCTGGTGGCGCTGCTCGAGCATTACCGCCCTGAAGTGCTTGTGACGCCGCATCCCGAGCTGGATCCGCACAGCGATCACGTGGCGTCGACCCAGGCGCTGCTTGAGGCGGTTGGCCTGAGCCAGTGGAAACCGACGACCCTGCTGATGTACGCCAACCACCTGCACGACAACGACCGCTGGCCAATGGGCCCGGCCGGCGCGGGGATTGCCTTGCCGCCGGCGATCGAGCCGCTGCCGGCCGATCGCTTGTGGAGTCCGCTGGTGCCTGCGGATGTGCAACTGGACAAGGCCATGGCGCTGGCCATGGAGCACGACCTGCAGGGCGGGCAAGTGTTCAAGCGGCAGTTGCGACGCTGGATCCAGCAGGGACTGGCGGGGCGGCGCTGGCCTGTCACGGGCAGTAACGAATTTTTCCGCAAGGCCGTCCGGCGCCACGAATTGTTCTGGGTGCGCGACCTTTCAGATTGAGGCGGACGGCGCTTTCCCCTGTGTTAATATCGCGCCCCTGTTCATTTTGTATGTGGGTTGCTCCATGAAGTTGTCCATGCCGCGTTTCGATCAAGCCCCGGTCTTGGTAGTCGGCGATGTCATGCTCGACCGTTACTGGCATGGCGGAACCTCACGGATTTCCCCTGAGGCGCCGGTGCCGGTGGTCAAGGTCGAGCAGATCGAAGATCGTCCGGGCGGTGCCGCGAACGTTGCCTTGAACATTGCCGCGCTGGGTGCGCCGGCGTCCCTGGTCGGTGTGACCGGTGACGACGAAGCCGCCGACAGCCTGAGCAACAGTCTCAAGGGAGCGGGCGTACGCGCCCTGTTTCAGCGCATTGCGCATCAGCCAACCATCGTCAAGCTGCGGGTCATGAGCCGGCACCAGCAATTGCTGCGTATCGACTTCGAAGAACCGTTCGCCACCGACGCCCTGGCGCTCGGCACACAGGTCGACGACCTGCTCGAAGGCATCAAGGTGCTGGTCCTTTCCGACTACGGCAAAGGTGCGCTGAAAAACCATCAGGCCCTGATCCAGGCGGCCCGGGCGAAAAACATACCGGTGCTGGCCGACCCGAAGGGCAAGGACTTCACCATCTACCGCGGGGCCAGCCTGCTCACGCCAAACCTCAGCGAGTTCGAGACCATCGTCGGCGGTTGTGCCGATGAGCACGAACTGGTGAGCAAGGGCGCGGCGCTGATGCACGACCTCGAGCTCGGTGCGCTGCTGGTGACCCGTGGCGAACACGGCATGACCCTGCTGCGTCCGGATCACCCGGCCTTGCACCTGCCGGCCCGTGCCCGCGAAGTGTTCGATGTCACCGGTGCCGGTGACACGGTCATTTCTACCCTGGCCGCCGCAATCGCCGCCGGTGAAGAGTTGCCCCACGCCGTCGCGCTGGCCAATCTGGCCGCCGGCATTGTGGTGGGCAAACTCGGTACGGCTGCCATCAGTGCGCCGGAACTGCGTCGCGCCATTCAGCGTGAAGAAGGCTCCGAGCGTGGTGTTCTGGGCCTCGAGCAATTGGTGCTGGCCGTGGCCGACGCCCGGGCACACAACGAACGGATTGTCTTCACCAACGGCTGTTTCGACATCCTGCATGCCGGGCATGTGACCTATCTGGAACAGGCGCGGGCCCAGGGCGATCGGCTGATTGTCGCGGTCAACGACGACGCCTCGGTCAGCCGCCTGAAAGGGCCGGGCCGCCCGATCAACAGTGTCGACCGGCGCATGGCCGTACTGGCAGGCCTCGGGGCAGTGGACTGGGTGATCAGTTTCCCCGAAGGCACTCCGGAAAACCTGCTGCGTGAAGTCAAGCCGGATGTGCTGGTCAAGGGGGGCGACTACGGGATTGATCAGGTAGTCGGTGCTGATATCGTGACCGCGTATGGTGGCACGGTGAAAGTGCTTGGACTGGTGGAAAACAGCTCGACAACTGCGATTGTCGAGAAGATTCGCAGTCGTTGATCCCGATGAATTCTTACCGATGTGTACGGCGTGTGAACGGATTTTGCCTTGGGGATCTCATCGTTTCCGTTGATGCAGGCTGCCATGAATCCGATGCGCTTGCCTGCCTGCGCCGCGTGGTCAATTAATTTATGAAAGTCATGCTCCTGGTGATGGACGAACAGCGGGTCATTCTCGACCGGCTCTACGACATCGTGCAGCAGAACTGTGATGAGTGTTTGATCTATCGTTTGAGCAAGCAGCAGCAGTTGAATCTGGGCTCGTTTCTGGCTTCGGTGGATTACCAGACCTTCGACCGCGTGGTGATTTTCTCCCGGGTCAAGCGTCTGGCCACGCAACTGCAGGTGCTCAAATGCATCCCCGGGCTGATCTTCCTCGAGCACGACGCCTATCAGAACTACATGCCGGCGAGTAAGTATCGCGGCGTGTATTCGCGTCTTTATCGCCGTTTGCCAAGTTGCCGGGCGCTGGTGTCCGGTGCCGTCGTTGCCCGCAAGATGCTGGCCGAAGGCATCGACACGGTGTTCGTTTCCAAAGGTTATGACGAGCAGATGCTGCGCAACACCGGTGCGGTGCGCGACATTCCGCTCGGCTTTCTCGGCAGCCTGAAAAGCACCGAGTACGCCCAGCGCAAGGCACTGCTGGAGTCGCTCTCCAAGCGCACCGGCATGCTGGTCACCCGCACCCAGTCGGGCGCGGAATACCTGGAGACGCTCAACCGCATCAAGATCTTCGTCAGCGCCGACATCGGCATGAACGAGTTCATGATCAAGAACTTCGAAGCCATGGCCTGTGGGTGCGTGTTGCTGGCGTGGAGTCAGGGCGAAGAGGATCAGTTGCTGGGCTTCGAGGACATGCACAACACGGTGTTCTATCGCAGCGAAGACGAGGCGGTGGAGAAGATCAAACTGCTGCAGGACAACCCCGAGCTGGCCGAAGGTATTGCCCGCAATGGCCAGGCGTTTGCCGAAAGTCGCTATTCCTTCGCCCGTGTCGGTCAGGCCCTCGCCACCGAAATCCAGCGCGAAATGCGCCCATGGCAGCCGCCTTCGGCGTTCACCCGGTTCTGGGTGAAGTTGCGCTACGGCATGAAGGTGCCGGTCTGAATGATGGATGAGCACATGGCGCTGGATGCGCTGCCGGGTGGTGACCAATCGGTTCTGCAAGCCTTGCCCGAAGCGCTGCGCACGTGCCTGAGCCGTGCGGCGCGGGTGGTGCTGATCGCCAACAACCCGGCCATCACCGCGGCGGATTTTCAGGCGCTGGACATCGGCGCCGATGACATCGTCGTCAGCTTCAATACCTGCATCAAGGCACCGCTGCTCAACGCGCAAAGCGTGAATGTCTTCGTGCATGGCTACAACGCGCCGGACGCCTACTTTTTTGGTCTGCCTTACGGCCCCGACGTGCAGCGGCTGATCGAGCGGGCGGGCGAACGCTGTTTCACCATGCTCGTCGGCTGCGCTGCACCGATGTGCCCGTTGCCACAGGTGGCCATGTATTGGGACCGCATCCCGTTGCCGCCGCTGTGGAATTACCCGGTCGACCGGCCAGGGGGCAAGCGCTACGTCGGGCCCTCCACCGGCTTCAATACGCTGGTGCTGTTCGACTGGTTGCGCGGTCACGCCGGTTACACCTATCAGCTCCTGACCCTGGGGTTTTCCAACGAGGCGGGAAAATTGTGGGGCGGTCACGCCTGGGATTACGAGCGCGACTGGCTGCAGAAATCGGACATCATCGTGGTGCCACTGCAACCCCGCCGCTGGTGGCAAAAGCTGTTTCGCCAGCGATAAGCGGTGCCGCATTGCCGGCAGGCCCGAACTACTTTCAAAAGGTGCTGTTGAGTGTTGAAAATTGCCGTGGCGTTTTTCGGGATTCCGAGAAATTCGTCGATCTGTTTCCCCTCCATCGAACAGAACGTGCTGGCGCAGTTGCCTGCGGGCAGCGACGTAAAGTGCTTTTATCACCTGTATAAAATCGATGAAGTGCAGAACACCCGTTCTGGCGAAAAAGGCGAACTGGCGGCGGACAACTACCAACCCTTCGAGTCGATGTCCGGCGGGCTGACCTCGACCGAGGGCGTACTGGAGCGCTGGGATTTCGAACAGGTCAAGGCTCAGGGCGATACCTGGGGCGATGACTATGCGTCGCTGCGCAACCTGATCTATCAGCTCAACTCGCTGCACACCGTCACCGGCATGATCGAACCGTTCAACCCGGATTTCGTCGTGTTCGTGCGACCGGACAATTTCTTCCACAACGCGTTGCCCGGTTATGTGTTCAACCATGCGCAGGCGCGACGCCACAACGCGTACATTCCGGACTGGCAGTGGTGGGGCGGGCTGAACGATCGCTTTGCCATTTGCGGGCGCGATACCTATGTCGCCTATGGCAAGCGCATCGAGCGTATTTTCGATTTCTGCAAGGCGACGGGGCGCAAGCTGCATTCCGAGCGTCTGCTCAAGTACGCGCTGCTAGAGGCGGGTGCCAAGGTCTGCACGTTGCCGACCCAGGCCTCGCGTGTACGGATTACCGGGGCGTTTGCCGAAGAATCGTTCTCGCCCAAGCGCGGCATGGGCAAGCGCGAAAACCGCTATTTCCACTTCTTCGCCACGCTGCGCACCTGGATGGATCGCCGGCGCTAGCGGCTATTTGCTCGCGCGCTTTTTGCCCAGACCGACCAGCCGCAGCGCCTTGATGCTCAACTGCTTGAGGCCCTGACGCGGGGCTTTCGCCGGTTGCAGGCCCTGTTGCACCAGCCAGTCCTTCCAGCGAATTCGCTCTTCGCGCACGACCCAGCCGGTCTGCGTGGCGAAGCTTTCGGCCAGATACAGGCCACGCGTGCCGGCCGGCACAAGTTTGTCGCGCTTGAGGGTGTAGAGCTCGGCCAGCGGCGCGCCATCCTTGAGCGGCATCAGGTACAGATCCGGGCGTTTGCGGTCCAGCCGCGCGACCAGTTGATCGCCCTCCAGACGTTCATCGACATGAAACAGGCTCAGGGATTTGGCTTCCTTGGGCACGTCCAGGCGCAGGTCGTAGATCAATTGCAGCGATGCCGTCGGCAGATGTACATAAGCCCGCGGCCGTTCGACCAATTGCAGATTGGCGCAACGTATCGGCCGCGCCGATCCGGACAACGGGGTCAGGCGAAACGGCAACGCCTCGCGATAGTGCAGGGCCGAGGCGTAGGGCGCCGGCAGCCAGGTGTCGTTGAAGCGCCCCCCGAGCCAGCCTTCCGGCGTCTCCAGCAGGCACTCTTCAGCGATTTCCTGAATGGCCGTGTGCAGCGGAATGTTCAGTTCGTGAGCCGGCACATAACCGGAAATCAGTTTCAGTACCACGTCGCCGCGATCCTGCCGCCGCTGGCGCACCAGCACCCAGTAATCGCGATTCTGCCAGTGCAGGGTCAGACGCACCGAGACCCCGAGATTGGCCAGCTCCAGCGAGAAGCGTTCGGTGTCGGCGACACTCACCGGTTTGCGTCGCTGCAACGTCTGGGCGAAGTTCAGCGGCATGCCGACGCTCTGATAGGCCAAGCCGTCGGGCGTGGCTTCGACGAACAGGGGCAGGGTCTTGAAGTTGCTCGGGTTCTTTCTGATGAGCGTGCGCGGCATATCGGCTCCTGCTTAAGGCCGCGAAGCGGCGTCAGTGACCACGAAGGACCCGGGCAACGGTCGCAACGTTATGGGCGAGGTGCAGCGGATTGATCGTTCCGACAATAGCACTGGCCACGCCAGGCTTCGCAAACAGCAACTCGAAGCTGGCACGCACCGGATCCACTCCCGGGCTCAGGCACACGTGGCCGCTGGCCAGGGCTTTCTTCACCAGAATGGCTTTGCCGTGGGCAGCAGCATAGTCAATGACTGCCTTCTCGTTCTGTTCGTTCAGATTGTAGGTGACCATCGCGCAGTCCCCTTGCTCCAGCGCCTTGAGCCCGCCTTCGACGGTTTTGCCGGAGAAGCCGAAGCCGCGAATCTTGCCCTCGGCCTTGAGCGCCGCCAGCGTGGCGTAGACCTCTTCGTGTTCGAGGATGGCCATGTCATTGCCGTCAGAGTGCACCAGGACCAGGTCGATAGAATCCGTTTCCAGACGTTGCAGGCTGCGTTCCACTGACCTGCGCGTGTGCGCCGCGCTGAAGTCGTGGCGCGACAGGCCGTCGGCAAATTCCTCGCCGACCTTGCTGACGATCACCCAGTCCTCGCGCTGGCCACGCAGCAGCGGGCCGAGGCGTTCTTCGCTGCGGCCGTAAGCCGGCGCGGTGTCGATCAGGTTGATGCCCAGCTCGCGTGCCTGCCTGAGCAGCATGCGCGCAGCCTCGTCATCGGGAATCTGGAACCCGTTGGGGTATTTCACGCCTTGGTCGCGGCCCAGTTTCACTGTGCCCAGGCCCAGCGGCGAAACCGTCAGGCCGGTGCTGCCCAATGGGCGATGGAGATCATGCAGAGTCGCGATACTCATGGCAGCAGTTGCTCCCAGGCAGCAATGCCCATCGGTGGTTTCGGCAGTGCCGGCAGGGGTTCGGTGGCATGTGGCTGGATGCCGTCGCGCTGCAAGGAGGCGATCACGCGGTCGGCAAAGTCCGGTGCCAGTGCCAGTTTCGTCGGCCAGCCCACCAGCAAGCGGCCCTCGTCAGCGAGGAACGCGTTATCCGGACGTGTCAGGCCGGTTTGCAGCGGCTCGGCACGGTCGACCCGCAGCGTCGCCCATTGCGTGGTGCCAAGGTCGATCCACGGTAGCAATTGCGCGATTTCCTTTTGCGCGGTGGCGATCTGCTCGGCGGGCTCGCGGGCGACACCTTCGCTTTCGGCGATGTCACCGCCCATGTACCAGACCCACTGACCGTCAGCGGCCGGGTGGGTGGTCACGGTGATGCGCGGCTTGGTGCCGCCGCCCAGGCAATGGGCGTAGAGCGGTTTCAGCCCCGGGCCTTTGGCGATGATCATGTGCAGCGGCCGGCGCTGCATGGCCGGCTGGCTCAGGCCCAGGGCCTCAAGCAGTTGCGCGGTACCGGCGCCAGCGCTGAGGACGATGCGCTGGGCGCGGATCTCGCGACCGTCGACCTGCAGACCGACCAGCACTCCCGCCTCCAGCAGCGGCTCGATGGTTTGCCCGGCGAGCAGGCCGTCACCGGCCAGATCGGCCAGGCGCGCAATCAGGCTCGGCACATCCACCACCAGTTCGGCGAGGCGGTAGACCTTGCCCTTGAAGCGCTTGTCTTGCAGGGCCGGCGGCAATTGCTCGCCCTTGACCTGATCGACCCGGCCACGCACGGCCTTGCTGGCGAAGAAACTGGTGAGGTTGCCGGCCAGGGTGCCGGGTGACCACAGGTAATGAGCCTCGGACAGCAGGCGCACGCCGGACAGGTCCAGCTCGCCATGGCCGGCGAGGGCTTCACGCCAGCGGCGCGGCATGTCGGCGATGGCTTCGGAGGCGCCGGTCAGGGCGCCGTGCAACGCGTACTTGGCGCCGCCGTGGATGATGCCCTGCGACTTCACTGTCTGCCCGCCGCCGAGGCTGGCGCTTTCCACCAGCACGGTCGCAAACCCCTGACGGCGCAGACGCGCGTTCAGCCAGAGGCCGGCGACACCAGCGCCGACAATCAGAACGTCGGTGGAAATAACGGATGGCATGCAACGACCTCAGTGTTCAAGACGAGGGCGCAGTATACAGACTCGGGAAAGAGGGGGATTTGTCGATGATCAACAGCCGTGGCGCAAAAGCACTGTGGGAGCGAGCAGGCCCGCCCCACAGGGGAGGTGTGCAGTGCAGGTCAATGCCCGGCGGTCTTGGAGAACAGCTGGATGACCACCACACCGAGGACAATCAATGCCATCCCCAGCATCGCCGGCACGTCCAGCTTCTGCCCATAAATGAACAGCGCCGCGATGCTGACCAGCACGATCCCCATGCCCGCCCAGACGGCGTAGGCCACACCCACCGGTACGGAGCGTACCACCAGGGTCAGCATCCAGAAGGCGATGCCATAACCGACGATCACCAGAATCAGCGGCAGTGGTGTGCTGATGCCTTTGACCGCTTTCATCGACACGGTGGCGATCACTTCGGCGCAAATGGCAATGGTCAGATAGACGTAGGCGTTCATGGTTCAAACCCTCAAATGAAACGTTGCTTTCAGGGCGGCATTCTAGAGAGTCGTCAGATGGGGTAAAGTCATTACCTATCTGTTTTGAAGATGGGTTGGTGAGGCGGTATGCAGTGGAATCTTGATCAGCTCCGAGTGTTTGTCGACGTCGCCGAACAGCGTTCGTTTTCTGCCGTTGCGCGCCGGCAGCGCAAGGCGCAATCGGCAATCAGCAGCGCGATTGCGATGCTTGAGGATGACCTGGGCGTCAGCCTGTTCGAGCGTAGCAGCGGTCGCCAGCCCTCGCTCACCGAAGCCGGCGAGGCACTGCTGGAAGAGGCGCGGGAAGTCTTGCGTCAGTGCGAGCGTCTCAACGGCCGGGCAATGGCGATGCTGCGTGGCCAGGAAGCACAGTTGCGCGTGGCGCAGGACGAAGCGATGCCCTATCAGGCGCTGGTGGAAAGTTTCGGCGCACTGGCCGAGCAGTTTCCGAGTCTGGAGGTGCAGTTGACCAGCGCCGCCCAGGGCGAAGTCGCGCGCAAACTGGTGGAGCGCCGGGCCGATCTCGGTCTGTTGTTTTACCACGATGAAATTCCCGAGGCGCTGGAGCGCCGGGTGCTCGGCAGTGTGGAAATGGTCACCGTGTGCGGCATCAACCATCCGCTGGCGGCGCAGTCCTACGTGACCTGTCAGCAGTTGGCGCAGCACCGGCAATTGCTGATGTCGACGCAAACCAGTGTCTACCCCGGCAATGAGCCGGCCAGCCCGCAGGTGTGGCGCGCTGACAGTTTCTACGTGATGGCCGAATGGCTGGTGCGCGATCTCGGTTGGGCCTGGCTGCCACGGCATGTGGTGCAGTATTCCGCCTATCAGGGCCTGATGGTCGAACTGGACAGCGAATGGACACCGCCAGCACTGGTGGTGGAACTGGTCTGGCGCCGCGATGAACCGCTGGGGCCGGCGGCGCGCTGGCTGGCTGAACGTTTTGCCGTGCACTTGCGGGCGATCGGCGATAAAAGTCGATAAACTCCGCCGCCATGAATAGAACTCTCTACACCGCGCTGTTTTACCTGGGGCTGCCATTGGTGGCGATTCGGCTGTGGCTGCGCTCGCGCAAGGCCCCGGCGTATGCCAAGCGGATTGGCGAGCGCTTCTCTTACGGGATGCCGTCACTGCAGCCCGGCGGGATCTGGGTGCACGCCGTTTCGGTGGGCGAAAGCATTGCCGCCGCGCCAATGATTCGCGCCTTGCTGCAACGTTATCCACAGCTGCCGATTACCGTGACCTGCATGACCCCGACCGGTTCGGAACGGATTCATGCCTTGTTCGGCGACGAGCCGCGCATTCAGCATTGCTACCTGCCTTACGACGTGCCGTGTGCGGCGGCGCGCTTTCTTGATCGGGCACAGCCGAAACTGGCGGTGATCATGGAAACCGAACTGTGGCCCAACCACATTCATCAATGCGCCAAACGCGGGATACCGGTGGCGCTGGCCAACGGCCGACTGTCCGAACGTTCGGCCCGGGGTTATGGCCGCTTCAGCAAACTGACCGCGCCGATGCTGGCGGAAATGAGTTTTTTCGCGGTACAGACCGAAGCCGAAGCCCAGCGCTTTCGTGATCTGGGGGCACGGCCGGAGACAGTCGAGGTTACCGGTTCGATCAAGTTCGACCTGACCATCGACCCGCAACTGCTGCAACGCGCCAACGCACTGCGCGGCCAATGGCAGGCGCTGGAACGCCCGGTGTGGATCGCCGCCAGTACCCACGAGGGTGAGGACGCAGTGGTGCTCGACGCCCATCGTCGTCTGCTGACGAACTACCCGAATGCGCTGCTGATTCTGGTGCCGCGCCATCCCGAGCGCTTCAACTCGGTGTTCGAGTTGTGCCAGCGTGAAGGCTTTGCCACGGTGCGCCGTTCGACCGGTGCCAACGTCGAGTCACACACCTCGGTGCTGCTCGGTGACACCATGGGCGAGTTGCTGTTTCTCTATGCGTTGGCCGACAGCGCTTTCGTCGGCGGCAGTCTGGTGCCGAACGGCGGGCATAACTTGCTGGAGCCGGCGGCCCTGGCCAAACCGGTGCTCAGCGGCCCGCACCTGTTCAATTTCCTCGACATCGCCGCGCAGTTGCGCGAAGCCGGCGCGCTGGCGGAAGTGGATGATGCCGAAGGGTTGGCGGTGGAAGTGCAGCGCCTGTTCGAATTGCCGCGCGATGCCCAGCGCATGGCCGAGGCCGGGCTGGCGGTGATGCGCCGCAATCAGGGGGCGTTACAGCGCTTGCTGGACGGGCTGGGCAGACTGATTCGCTGAGGAAAAACCAAACCTGAGGCGAGGGAGCAAGCTCCCTCGCCTCAGGTCCATCGTTGGCTTTGAGGAAGTGTCCTTCAGGCTTTGGGGAATCCCCCTACATCTATCTTTTTTTCGTCTTGTTAGCGTGCCCGCCAATTCTTGCGAGCACGAACCAAGGACGGTTTGGACATCGCGCTCTTTTCCTCTTTGCTTAAGGATAAGCGTATGTTCCGGTCGGCCAATGCCGCGCATTTTGCGTTGCAGATTCCTGCTATCCGTCACGACTTTCAGGTGCTGGCGTTCAATGGCACCGAAGCGATCAGCACCCTCTATACCTTCCACATCGAACTGGTTAGCGAGCACCCGGATTTCGATCTGGAGCGCCTGCTCAGCCAGCCTGCGTTTTTGCAGTTTGGCCACAACGGTGAAGGTATTCATGGGCGTATCGAAGACGTCCTGGTCGGTGAGGCCGGCAAGCGCCTGACCCGTTATCACCTGACGCTGGTGCCGGCGCTGCATTACTTGCAGTTCAGCCACGATCAGCGGATTTTCCAGCAGCGCACGGTGCCGCAGATCATCGCGCAGGTACTCAAGGGACATGGCATTCAGGGTGATGCCTTTACCTTTCATGTCACGGCGAACCCGCCGCGTGATTACTGCACTCAGTACGGCGAATCCGATCTGGAATTCATCCAGCGCCTGTGCGCCGAAGACGGCATCGCCTGGCATCACCAGCACTCGGCGGACGGCCATTTGCTGGTGTTCACCGACGATCAGGTGTTTCTGCCCACCCTTGGCGCCACGCCGTATCAGCAAGATAGCGGGATGGTTGCGGAGCATCCGGTGGTCAGCCGTTTCAGCGTGCGCAAAAGCACACGCACCAGCACCGTTACTCGCCGCGACTATGACCTCAAACGGCCGAGTCTGCTGATCGAAAGCCGCTTCACCGCCGAGTTCACCCCGACGCTGGAGGATTACCGCTATCCGCTGTTGATCGAGAACGAAAAGTCCGGCAAGCAATGGGCCCGGCAGGCGCTGGAGCGCCATCGCAGCGACTATGAATTGGGCCAGGGTCAAAGCGATCAGGCAAATCTGCGCTGCGGCCATCTGTTCGAACTGACCGAACACCCGCGCAAAAGCTGTAATGATCTGTGGCTGTTGCTCAGCGTATCTCACACTGGGCGACAGCCTCAGGTGCTTGAGGAAGCGATTACCAGCGACACGAAAGACACCGACGGTTTCACTCAGGGGTATCGCAACACCTTCAGCGTGATTCCTGCCGAGGTGGTGTTTCGTGCGCCGCTGCCGACACCGCGTCGTCCGCTGGTCTGCCAGACCGCACGGGTCACGGGGCCTCCCGGTGAAGAAATCTATTGCGACGAATATGGCCGAGTGAGGTGCGAATTCAACTGGGACCGCGCCGAACTCAACAGCGAGCGCAGCAGTTGCTGGATTCGGGTGTCGTCGAGTTGGGCCGGGGAAGGCTTCGGTTCGGTGACGATTCCACGCATCGGCATGGAAGTGGTGGTGACCTTTCTCGAAGGTAATCCGGACAAACCGCTGATCACCGGTTGTGTGCCCAACAAGGTCAAGTCTGCGCCCTGCACCTTGCCCGAGCAGAAGACCCGAACCGTACTGCGCAGCCACAGTTCACCGCACACCGGCGGTTACAACGAACTGATGATCGAAGACCGCGCCGGCCAGGAAAAAATCTACCTGCGCGCCGAACGTGATTTCGAACAACTGATCCTCAACGACAGCCACAACCAAATCCGCCGCGACCGTTTCGAGCAGGTGGACAACCACAGCACCAGCCTGATCAAGGCTGACGAGCGCCACACCACCGACGGTACGCGCAACACGGTGATCGGCCGCGACGACCTGCTCAGCATCAGAGGCAACAGCAGCACCACGGCGCAAGGCACGCTGGTGATTCAGGCCGGCCCGCATGCGCGGGTTACGGCCAGTCAGGTGGTGATTGATGCCGGCACGAGCCTGACGCTGACTGCTGGCGGCCATCACCTCGTGATCAATGCGGGCGGGATCTTCAGCAGTGTGGCCATCGTCGAGGGGGGCGCGCCGATGACAGGTGTCGCGCCGCAGACCGCGTTGGCGGCAGTGCCCGACGATTCACAGGTGCTGATCGCGCTGTCCATTACCCCGCAAATAGCCGCGCTGGCTCAGGCCGCAGAGCAAGCCGCTTCAGTCTGCGCCGTGTGCGAAAAACTGGCGCAGGTGAACGCATGAATCGGGCTTACCTGTTGC encodes:
- a CDS encoding NAD(P)/FAD-dependent oxidoreductase, which produces MPSVISTDVLIVGAGVAGLWLNARLRRQGFATVLVESASLGGGQTVKSQGIIHGGAKYALHGALTGASEAIADMPRRWREALAGHGELDLSGVRLLSEAHYLWSPGTLAGNLTSFFASKAVRGRVDQVKGEQLPPALQDKRFKGKVYRLAELVVDVPSLIARLADLAGDGLLAGQTIEPLLEAGVLVGLQVDGREIRAQRIVLSAGAGTAQLLEALGLSQPAMQRRPLHMIIAKGPGLKPLYAHCLGGGTKPRITVTTHPAADGQWVWYMGGDIAESEGVAREPAEQIATAQKEIAQLLPWIDLGTTQWATLRVDRAEPLQTGLTRPDNAFLADEGRLLVGWPTKLALAPDFADRVIASLQRDGIQPHATEPLPALPKPPMGIAAWEQLLP
- a CDS encoding aldo/keto reductase; the encoded protein is MSIATLHDLHRPLGSTGLTVSPLGLGTVKLGRDQGVKYPNGFQIPDDEAARMLLRQARELGINLIDTAPAYGRSEERLGPLLRGQREDWVIVSKVGEEFADGLSRHDFSAAHTRRSVERSLQRLETDSIDLVLVHSDGNDMAILEHEEVYATLAALKAEGKIRGFGFSGKTVEGGLKALEQGDCAMVTYNLNEQNEKAVIDYAAAHGKAILVKKALASGHVCLSPGVDPVRASFELLFAKPGVASAIVGTINPLHLAHNVATVARVLRGH
- a CDS encoding DMT family transporter produces the protein MNAYVYLTIAICAEVIATVSMKAVKGISTPLPLILVIVGYGIAFWMLTLVVRSVPVGVAYAVWAGMGIVLVSIAALFIYGQKLDVPAMLGMALIVLGVVVIQLFSKTAGH
- a CDS encoding metal ABC transporter ATPase; translated protein: MPRTLIRKNPSNFKTLPLFVEATPDGLAYQSVGMPLNFAQTLQRRKPVSVADTERFSLELANLGVSVRLTLHWQNRDYWVLVRQRRQDRGDVVLKLISGYVPAHELNIPLHTAIQEIAEECLLETPEGWLGGRFNDTWLPAPYASALHYREALPFRLTPLSGSARPIRCANLQLVERPRAYVHLPTASLQLIYDLRLDVPKEAKSLSLFHVDERLEGDQLVARLDRKRPDLYLMPLKDGAPLAELYTLKRDKLVPAGTRGLYLAESFATQTGWVVREERIRWKDWLVQQGLQPAKAPRQGLKQLSIKALRLVGLGKKRASK
- the hldE gene encoding bifunctional D-glycero-beta-D-manno-heptose-7-phosphate kinase/D-glycero-beta-D-manno-heptose 1-phosphate adenylyltransferase HldE; translated protein: MKLSMPRFDQAPVLVVGDVMLDRYWHGGTSRISPEAPVPVVKVEQIEDRPGGAANVALNIAALGAPASLVGVTGDDEAADSLSNSLKGAGVRALFQRIAHQPTIVKLRVMSRHQQLLRIDFEEPFATDALALGTQVDDLLEGIKVLVLSDYGKGALKNHQALIQAARAKNIPVLADPKGKDFTIYRGASLLTPNLSEFETIVGGCADEHELVSKGAALMHDLELGALLVTRGEHGMTLLRPDHPALHLPARAREVFDVTGAGDTVISTLAAAIAAGEELPHAVALANLAAGIVVGKLGTAAISAPELRRAIQREEGSERGVLGLEQLVLAVADARAHNERIVFTNGCFDILHAGHVTYLEQARAQGDRLIVAVNDDASVSRLKGPGRPINSVDRRMAVLAGLGAVDWVISFPEGTPENLLREVKPDVLVKGGDYGIDQVVGADIVTAYGGTVKVLGLVENSSTTAIVEKIRSR
- a CDS encoding PIG-L deacetylase family protein, whose translation is MSARKQQLLKAHRRSKRLFLVVFLLALLLIGFLAGWWLVPVLLVLAWVAHEAWFADHLFYRPSDDYHYDFPAHTARQSVSVEGGTVRLSEPLAAGETLVLELHVKAHWLGRWLDPWVEIGDDCQAFERGVNGRRFLNLSGQATALIQGTLALRGRYCAVAATGTLWVMTNPDYARQRVMVVAPHADDAELAAFGLYSRCEDVSIVTLTQGEIEAENFQRLGLDQAQAARLKGRLRSWDSLTIPLWGGVPAGRCVQLGYYCLQLPQMAKEPTKAFGSRESQDSDVRSVRRHNPLCLPADVDGQPTWRNLVADLVALLEHYRPEVLVTPHPELDPHSDHVASTQALLEAVGLSQWKPTTLLMYANHLHDNDRWPMGPAGAGIALPPAIEPLPADRLWSPLVPADVQLDKAMALAMEHDLQGGQVFKRQLRRWIQQGLAGRRWPVTGSNEFFRKAVRRHELFWVRDLSD
- a CDS encoding glycosyltransferase; the encoded protein is MKVMLLVMDEQRVILDRLYDIVQQNCDECLIYRLSKQQQLNLGSFLASVDYQTFDRVVIFSRVKRLATQLQVLKCIPGLIFLEHDAYQNYMPASKYRGVYSRLYRRLPSCRALVSGAVVARKMLAEGIDTVFVSKGYDEQMLRNTGAVRDIPLGFLGSLKSTEYAQRKALLESLSKRTGMLVTRTQSGAEYLETLNRIKIFVSADIGMNEFMIKNFEAMACGCVLLAWSQGEEDQLLGFEDMHNTVFYRSEDEAVEKIKLLQDNPELAEGIARNGQAFAESRYSFARVGQALATEIQREMRPWQPPSAFTRFWVKLRYGMKVPV